The following are encoded together in the Oreochromis aureus strain Israel breed Guangdong linkage group 18, ZZ_aureus, whole genome shotgun sequence genome:
- the LOC116315122 gene encoding zinc finger protein OZF-like — MCSVEYLREFVSERLTAAAEEIFGVFVKTMVQNEAEINQRRLQDITVKFPKIKLHRIDLPQLVINNKEEVLIEQQQHCNQERNSRLVQEEAAPLLIKEEQGEDCSMDTKDQQGTQHIEMESTTNEELKPKKKCHRTKNYNVDVSPMSGSHCNMDTDQLQQYVCKEEVLEDLYLFNLENSGLDQQDVGSAQIKEEWTELCTSQERQELVIDQETNPLTVTCIYEEQNYCQPKPTSHLLLSHNSLHQKRTSTDEKPYSCNTCGKRFKYASKLKIHTSIHTGEKPFSCDACGKKFRRKDNLLVHIRTHTGEKPYSCSICGKAFRDSSNLIYHIRFHTGEKRYSCETCGKRFYHKGNLTVHMATHTGIKPYHCKICGKRFACLANLKIHARTHTGEKPYSCATCGKTFSQSTNLKFHTKIHTGEKPYSCKTCGKSFIQMRDLTVHIRTHTGEKPYSCVTCGKSFSQNSHLNVHMRTHTGERPFSCKTCGKTFSQNSHLTVHMGSHTTESSCKTFARTFSQNENSHS; from the exons ATGTGTTCCGTTGAGTATTTGCGAGAGTTTGTTAGCGAGAGACTAACGGCTGCTGCTGAAGAGATATTCGGAGTCTTTGTTAAAACGATGGTCCAGAATGAGGCCGAGATCAATCAGCGCAGACTGCAGGATATCACTGTGAAGTTCCCCAAAATAAAGTTACACAGAATCG ACCTCCCACAACTTGTCATTAATAATAAAGAGGAGGTTCTTatagagcagcagcagcactgtaACCAGGAGAGGAACTCCAGATTGGTCCAGGAGGAAGCAGCGCCTCTACTGATAAAAGAGGAGCAAGGGGAAGACTGTTCCA TGGACACCAAAGACCAGCAAGGAACTCAACACATAGAAATGGAATCGACCACCAATGAGGAGCTGAAGCCAAAGAAGAAATGTCACAGAACCAAAAATTACAATGTGGACGTCTCTCCCATGTCAGGGAGTCACTGTAACATGGACACAG ACCAGCTCCAGCAATATGTCTGCAAGGAGGAGGTTCTCGAGGACTTGTACCTCTTTAACCTGGAGAACTCTGGTCTGGATCAGCAGGACGTTGGATCGGCTCAGATTAAAGAGGAATGGACGGAACTTTGCACAAGTCAGGAGAGACAGGAGCTTGTAATTGACCAGGAAACCAATCCGTTAACAGTAACTTGTATTTATGAGGAACAAAACTACTGCCAGCCGAAACCAACCAGTCACCTGCTCCTCTCTCACAACTCTCTACATCAAAAAAGAACGTCCACAGATGAGAAACCATATTCTTGCAACACTTGTGGGAAAAGATTTAAATATGCATCAAAGCTAAAAATACACACGAgcattcacacaggtgagaagccattCTCGTGTGACGCATGTGGGAAAAAATTCAGGAGAAAGGATAACTTGTTGGTCCATATAAGAACTCACACCGGTGAAAAGCCATATTCCTGCAGTATTTGTGGGAAAGCATTTAGAGACAGCTCAAATCTGATATATCACATTAgatttcacacaggtgagaagcgaTACTCGTGTGAAACATGTGGGAAAAGATTTTATCATAAAGGCAATTTAACCGTGCACATGGCGACGCACACAGGTATAAAACCTTACCACTGCAAGATTTGTGGAAAAAGATTTGCTTGCTTAGCAAACTTGAAAATTCATGCAAGgactcacacaggtgagaagccataTTCTTGTGCAACATGTGGCAAAACTTTTAGTCAGAGTACAAATCTGAAATTCCACACAAAAatccacacaggtgagaagccataTTCTTGTAAAACATGTGGGAAAAGTTTCATTCAAATGAGGGATTTGACCGTGCACATAAGGacccacacaggtgagaagccctATTCCTGTGTAACCTGTGGTAAGAGCTTCAGTCAGAACAGTCATTTGAATGTCCACATGAGAACTCACACAGGTGAAAGGCCATTTTCTTGCAAAACTTGTGGTAAGACTTTCAGTCAAAATAGTCATTTGACTGTCCACATGGGGTCTCACACCACTGAGAGTTCTTGCAAAACATTTGCAAGAACTTTTAGTCAAAATGAGAACTCACACAGCTGA